The genome window TGAATTATTTTCACTTAATAATGGTTAATTTAAGTATTTTATCAGGCTAATCCCCGTTGAACCAGCGGTTTAGAATATTAATTGCTGCGTTTGTGTCCCTATCAAGTATTTTTTCGCATTTTTGACATTTCCAGTTGCGTGTTTTGAC of uncultured Methanobrevibacter sp. contains these proteins:
- a CDS encoding zinc ribbon domain-containing protein, which translates into the protein VKTRNWKCQKCEKILDRDTNAAINILNRWFNGD